The Desulfatiglans anilini DSM 4660 genome includes a region encoding these proteins:
- a CDS encoding VOC family protein, with product MKSANTILYCREWEETVRFYRDRLHLPVRFSNDWFVEFELTQGARLSVADERRSSVKSSRGLGITLALEVDDIEGVREYAERAGLKPTALRRHPWDARVFYLVDPEGHRVEIWQAGTGGEG from the coding sequence ATGAAGAGTGCGAATACGATTCTGTATTGCCGGGAGTGGGAGGAGACGGTGCGGTTCTACAGGGACCGGCTGCATCTGCCCGTCCGCTTTTCAAACGACTGGTTCGTGGAGTTCGAGTTGACCCAGGGGGCGCGGCTCAGCGTTGCAGACGAACGGCGGTCGTCCGTGAAGAGTTCGAGGGGGCTCGGCATCACCCTCGCCTTGGAGGTCGATGACATCGAAGGCGTCCGGGAATATGCCGAGAGGGCCGGCTTGAAACCGACGGCGCTTCGGCGCCATCCCTGGGATGCGCGGGTGTTCTATCTGGTTGATCCCGAAGGGCACCGGGTGGAGATATGGCAGGCCGGGACAGGCGGCGAAGGGTGA
- a CDS encoding benzoate-CoA ligase family protein, with the protein MAHGTSQDFFNAADYFVDRNVRQGRGHKVAVYTEHRNYTYNDIQKMTNKSANALRECGLRVDDRVLILLLDVPQFYAAFWGAIKIGAVPIPVNTTLGSEDYAYFLNDSRAKLLVISEELLPVVTHIQGNLPYLRDLVVISETEGAHIPFRQKYRHAPAEAATEYTTRDDVGFWLYSSGSTGLPKGAIHSHYDMVAATEGFAQGVIGLTEKDTVLSAARLFHAYGLGNSCYLPFGVGASVVLNSETPTPENVFRLIQRFRPTVFFDIPTHYAELLDYLEKRDKEKGAGSQADAAHELSSVRICVSAGEALPVEIYRRWKERFGIEILDGIGTSELVHIFICNRPGEVRPGSSGKPVPGYELKLVDDRGKEVPKGEIGTLLVKGQTAAQQYWRGREKTLATMQGEWINTGDKYREDADGYFWCAGRADDMLKVGDAWVSPIEVESCIAGHADVREVAVVGYMDEKGLIKPKAFVVLREGAEASSGLADDMRRWAEDRLAPHNHPRWIEFVNQLPKGPTGKIQRSSLRE; encoded by the coding sequence CAGAAAATGACAAACAAGTCGGCCAATGCCCTCCGTGAATGCGGCTTGAGGGTGGACGACCGCGTACTTATACTCCTGCTCGATGTGCCTCAGTTTTATGCGGCATTCTGGGGCGCGATCAAGATCGGGGCCGTGCCTATCCCTGTCAACACAACGCTCGGCTCTGAGGATTACGCCTATTTCCTCAACGATAGCCGCGCCAAACTCCTTGTCATATCAGAGGAATTGCTTCCTGTGGTCACCCATATCCAGGGCAACCTACCCTATCTCCGGGACCTCGTCGTGATATCGGAGACAGAAGGGGCCCACATCCCTTTCAGGCAGAAGTACCGGCATGCGCCGGCCGAGGCCGCGACGGAATACACCACCAGAGACGATGTGGGGTTCTGGCTTTACAGCTCGGGGTCCACAGGGCTGCCAAAGGGGGCTATCCATTCCCACTACGACATGGTTGCCGCCACCGAAGGCTTCGCCCAGGGTGTCATCGGACTGACCGAGAAGGATACGGTGCTTTCAGCGGCAAGGCTCTTTCATGCGTATGGACTCGGCAATTCCTGTTATCTCCCATTCGGCGTCGGCGCCTCCGTTGTCTTGAATTCCGAGACCCCCACGCCTGAAAATGTCTTTCGTCTCATCCAGCGCTTCCGCCCGACGGTCTTCTTCGACATCCCTACCCATTATGCCGAATTGCTTGATTATCTGGAAAAGCGGGACAAGGAGAAGGGGGCCGGCTCCCAGGCCGATGCAGCGCACGAACTTTCCTCTGTCCGCATCTGCGTTTCGGCCGGCGAAGCACTCCCGGTTGAGATTTATCGCCGTTGGAAGGAGCGTTTCGGCATAGAGATCCTGGACGGCATCGGGACCAGCGAGCTTGTCCACATATTCATCTGCAACCGCCCCGGGGAGGTGCGGCCGGGCTCTTCAGGGAAGCCCGTTCCGGGCTATGAACTGAAATTGGTCGATGATCGAGGAAAAGAGGTGCCCAAGGGGGAGATCGGAACGCTCCTGGTCAAAGGTCAGACGGCTGCGCAGCAGTATTGGCGGGGGCGTGAAAAAACACTCGCCACCATGCAGGGCGAATGGATCAACACGGGCGACAAATACCGCGAAGATGCCGACGGGTACTTCTGGTGCGCCGGGCGCGCCGACGACATGTTGAAGGTAGGGGATGCCTGGGTTTCTCCGATCGAGGTGGAAAGCTGTATCGCAGGGCATGCCGATGTCCGAGAAGTTGCGGTTGTCGGGTACATGGATGAAAAGGGGCTGATCAAACCCAAGGCGTTCGTCGTCTTGCGCGAAGGGGCAGAAGCGTCGTCAGGTCTCGCGGATGATATGAGACGCTGGGCGGAAGACAGGTTGGCCCCGCACAACCATCCCCGCTGGATCGAGTTTGTGAACCAACTGCCCAAGGGTCCTACTGGAAAAATACAAAGGTCGAGCCTGAGGGAATGA